The following nucleotide sequence is from Lacinutrix sp. Hel_I_90.
AATACTTTCCAGAATTGTATGCGTTATTATATTTTCGTCTTTAGCAAACACATTATGAAATGGCCCCAAATCAATTCTTTTTATATGTTTTGGCTTTAAGTTTTTTAAACGTCTGTCTATCCCATAAGCCATGGTGTCTAAATTCATGTCACGGTCGGCAACCGTTTTTAATATATCGTAGATTTCCTCCTTGTCTTGTACTGGGTTTCCATCATAAGTGAAGTACATAAAACAAACAAATGGTCTGTTGTGTGAGACATCATAAAAACTCCAACTCACCATATATTCTGCTTGGCTTCCTGCCGGGGCATCACTAATTTTACCTTGCGAAAAACGATTAAAAATAAATTGTTGCTCTACCGATGTATAATAGACGATAGAAGCCGCTTGAAAGAGTTTTTCTTTAGTAACGGGTTGTTTTTTACGCATTAACTGGTCTAAAAACTCATTCTGTAATTCGCTAACGTCTTTTAATTTATTTAAATAATTATCGCGTAATGACAAATCATTAAAGAGATATCTGAATTCTAAATAATTAGGGAAACCAGAATCGGTTAAATCGACTTTCATATTATCCTCATCATCGTACATATACTTGATACGCATGGCTTCGATGGAATACAATAATAAATCGCAATATTGCTTGAAAAAAGTCATCTCCTGTGGAGTACACAAATTATGTTCCTGCACACTTACAATGAGTTCTTTTAAAGCAAAATCAACCATTTTATGATAAAAAACATATTGTTCTTTGGAGTCCAGTGTTGCTGAATCTAAAGGGGTTACTATGTGGTTTATAGCCATTTTATATTTAGTCGATTGTTATTATTAAATATTCAATAAATAGTTTAATTTTTACTTTTTTCTTCAGTGAAACTAAGATAAAACAGGACTGATAATGTAAAAGTTACGAACACTATAATTCTAGTTATTTGAGGTTTATTACCCCCTATATAATCCGGAAGCGTGTACACAGCCATTATACCAAATAACACAGTGAAAAATCTAACTATTATTCTAATTACTGTAAATAGTCTATTCACTTTGCGTTAAGGATTGAGGCTTTGTTGGAGCTCCTCGCAGAGAGCGACTGCCGAAAGCCTGACCTACTTTTGCCATAAAAAGCAAAAGTAGGTAACGCCCGCATTATGTTAAGACAGCAAATCGTCGTCGCTGGTTTCCGGTTTTGATACTGGAGCTGCAGCGCCACCTGAAGGTGCATTAGCATCTGCCTTATAGTAATCCTCAAAAATTTCTTTCATATCAATACCATAACGCTCAGCAAAATTCTTTTGAATGTCCACATCTTTTGCACGAATCTCCTGTAAAGCTTCTGCATAACTGCTATAAACCCCTTGCATTACTTTTTCGTGAACTGGAATATTATCCATCATTTCCTGACGTGCTTTTGCACTAGCAGTATGCATAGATGCTAAGGTTTCACCAATATGCTCATCGGTTTTAACACCTAAGTGCTCTAAAATAGCAGCAAATTCCTGATCGGTACGTGCTTTTAATGCCACCACATAACCATCGTAATATTTTAAACGCTCATCTGTATCACTCTTTAATTTCGCTCTGTGTGTTTGTAAATTAGAACGTAAAGACGTTAATACCTTAATGGTTAAGTTGTGTTTATGTACAAAACTATCTTTTGAAGCCGCCAACGTGGTATATGCGTTTTTAAGACCTTCTAATTCTTCTACTTTTTGCTCAACCGTAGTAACTTTCGATAATGCCTCAGAATACTCTGTTGATTGTTTATCTGCGACTTCCTCTAAAGCCTGACGTGCCTGTTTTAATAACGCATATTGCTCATCTAGCTTAGTTTCAGTCTCTTTTTTCTTTTCTAAGGCTTTGGTATGATTTTTAGACGCTTCAACAATCGCATCTTTCAATTTCTCTTCTACTTCTTTAATCTCTACTTCGCGGTTTTTTAAACGTGTTACCGCTGCTTGAGATTTATATGACAATTCATTTAAAAGGGTTTGAATATCTGCACTTTCTATACGTTCCTGAAACATTGCTTTCGCTTTGTTATCTGCTCCTGCACGTACTTTTTCTGAGTCCTTTAACCCCTGTTCTGCTTTAGCAATTTTGCTTTTACGTCCCCAAAGATTATTCCACCAGGTGTCTGGTTTGTTTTGAGCATCTTCAAGTTCTACTTTTGCGCGCTCTAATGCTTTTTTAGCATCGTCAATTATTTTTTGTTCTTCCGCATTAAGTGACGAGAATCGCTCAAATAAAATACCAACTTCGTCTTGATAATCGGTTAAATCTTTAATCGCATCCAAAAGTGTTGAGCGGTCTTTTTCGGCCATGTGAACAACATCGTCTAAGGTGGCATTTAAGATTTTCTGACGGCTTTCTGGATCGTCTTCTTGAGCAAGCTTAGACTTCATAGTATCTATAGCCTTTCCCCAGTTAACATCTACTTTTTCAGTTTTCTCACTTGAGTTAGTTTCTAATAAGTCAAAATCATCAGACATAATCTATTTGGTGTTTTAAGGTTGTGTATTTTAAAAAAGCAATTTCGGTAAAATTTATTAGTTCTCTAAATAATTTGCTTCTCATTATAGGTAGCAAATGTTATAAAATTGTTACAAATTATTTTTTACCCAGAAAGTGAAGTATATTTATTAAAACCTTTTTAATATGAAAACAATTAAACACCTTACGTTATGCTTAGGCTTAATTATACTTAGCTGCAAGCACGAAAAAAAATCAGAGACTGTACAAGCGGAAACCCCAACTGAAATCAATCTTAAAGGGGAATTGGAGGTCCATCCAATTTCGCATGCCACCTTAGTTTTAAGCCATGACGATTTAATAGTATATGTTGATCCAACCGGCGGATCCGCTGCCTTTATGCCCTATAAGGAGCCTGATTATGTGCTTATCACAGATATTCATGGAGACCACATGGATATTGAAACTCTGGAGGCTTTAAACCTAAAAGAGTCACTTATTATTGCCCCTAAAGCCGTCTTTGATAAATTGCCAGAGGCATTACAATCTAACACAATGGTGATGAATAATGGAGACATAAAAGAGTTTGAGGCATTCAAGATTGAAGCTATACCCATGTATAATCTAAGAAAGGAAGCCTTGAAATTTCATGAAAAAGGACGCGGTAATGGTTATGTTTTAACTATTGGAGATGAACGTATTTACATTTCTGGAGATACTGAAGACATACCAGAAATGCGTAATCTGACTGCTATTGACAAAGCTTTTGTATGTATGAATTTACCTTATACGATGACTGTGGATAGCGCCGCAAGTGCTGTTTTAGATTTCAAGCCTAAACAAGTATATCCTTACCATTATAGAGGCACCGAAGGCTTAAGCGATGTTGAAAGATTTAAGGCCCTAGTTAAAGAAGGCAATCCAGACATTAAAGTGGTACAACTGGACTGGTATCCCGCTAATTAAAGGCAGCTTCTAGAAGAAAAAGAATGCTATTGCTGCTCGAAAAAATTGGATTTTATTTGATTTTTTAAGTATATTAGTATGCCATTCAGGCTTAAACACAGAAGTTTAAAAGACTTTTACAAACACCCCGTTCTGTGCTTCACAGTCTAATAAACCAAATTTATGGAATCGCTCACGGTATTAAATACATCTACTATTATTATTATTTCTATACTCTTATTTTTTTTGTGCATTAGTATTCTTTTGTATGTGAAACAATACAAAATTGAAGCGGAGAGTAAACGTTTACTAAAAGAAAGTGAAAGACTATCGAAACTCGCTATAGAAAAAGAAAAGGAAGAAGAAAGCGGAGAAAAACAACCGTATGAGGATTTTACTTCAGGTCACATTTATTAACGTCTTATAAATAAACAAAAGAGTCAGCTTTCGCTGACTCTTTTGTTTTAATGAAATTTATTTTATTCTTATTACTCTTAACGAACTAGCTTTTTATACTTGATACGTTTCGGCATTAAATCACCGCCCAATCTCTGCTTCTTATTTTCTTCATATTCACTAAATCCGCCTTCAAAGAAATAGACTTCACTATTACCCTCAAAAGCCAATATATGGGTACAAATTCTATCTAAAAACCAACGGTCGTGACTAATGACTACAGCACAACCCGCAAAGTTTTCCAAACCTTCCTCTAAGGCGCGTAATGTATTAACATCTAGATCGTTAGTTGGCTCATCTAAAAGCAATACATTACCTTCTTCTTTTAGTGTCATTGCTAAATGTAAACGGTTGCGTTCAC
It contains:
- a CDS encoding MBL fold metallo-hydrolase, with amino-acid sequence MKTIKHLTLCLGLIILSCKHEKKSETVQAETPTEINLKGELEVHPISHATLVLSHDDLIVYVDPTGGSAAFMPYKEPDYVLITDIHGDHMDIETLEALNLKESLIIAPKAVFDKLPEALQSNTMVMNNGDIKEFEAFKIEAIPMYNLRKEALKFHEKGRGNGYVLTIGDERIYISGDTEDIPEMRNLTAIDKAFVCMNLPYTMTVDSAASAVLDFKPKQVYPYHYRGTEGLSDVERFKALVKEGNPDIKVVQLDWYPAN